In a single window of the Littorina saxatilis isolate snail1 linkage group LG5, US_GU_Lsax_2.0, whole genome shotgun sequence genome:
- the LOC138966726 gene encoding uncharacterized protein isoform X2 encodes MSKPNRSRRRLPAIREESPFKTNRIPVHIIPPGASLQRIQGGSMLIQNLPDEPSKPPPKVTPSNRYHDSVDQIVSDYLHFSKYGEVIPVSNGFAPNVCPCCMDRNRENVQMLKQRNRAPPEEPDPKISERSVPERGNGDRRWRATNRHFPSSWMDYQPLPHTRTYLNAEFNRVSMVQSYEEDRKQYENANMEYVSGRVLDANTKYDLAMLKLQRSLRNFSEDDDERLYE; translated from the exons ATGAGCAAGCCGAATCGGAGCAGGAGACGGTTACCAGCCATACGCGAAGAGTCGCCCTTCAAGACAAACCGCATCCCTGTGCACATCATACCTCCGGGTGCCTCTCTGCAACGCATCCAGGGCGGATCCATGCTCATTCAGAATCTACCTGATGAGCCCTCGAAACCACCACCGAAG GTTACCCCAAGCAACCGTTACCATGATAGCGTGGACCAGATCGTCTCCGACTACCTACACTTCTCAAAATACGGCGAAGTTATCCCCGTCTCGAACGGCTTTGCTCCCAACGTCTGTCCTTGTTGTATGGACCGCAACAGAGAGAACGTACAGATGCTCAAGCAGAGAAACAGAGCTCCACCAGAAGAACCAGATCCAAA GATATCCGAGAGGTCAGTCCCAGAAAGGGGCAACGGCGACCGACGGTGGCGGGCGACGAACAGACATTTTCCATCGTCGTGGATGGACTACCAGCCGTTGCCTCATACGCGGACGTATCTGAACGCGGAGTTCAACCGCGTGTCCATGGTTCAGAGTTACGAGGAGGACCGGAAGCAGTACGAGAACGCCAACATGGAGTACGTTTCCGGTAGGGTCTTGGACGCCAATACCAAATATGACCTGGCCATGCTGAAGTTGCAGAGATCGCTGAGAAATTTCtctgaggatgatgatgaacGTCTGTACGAATAG
- the LOC138966726 gene encoding uncharacterized protein isoform X1 — translation MSKPNRSRRRLPAIREESPFKTNRIPVHIIPPGASLQRIQGGSMLIQNLPDEPSKPPPKVTPSNRYHDSVDQIVSDYLHFSKYGEVIPVSNGFAPNVCPCCMDRNRENVQMLKQRNRAPPEEPDPNSLMLPETGFDNPDPSTSGAAAGGVSGSPRKVGFSNTVDIREVSPRKGQRRPTVAGDEQTFSIVVDGLPAVASYADVSERGVQPRVHGSELRGGPEAVRERQHGVRFR, via the exons ATGAGCAAGCCGAATCGGAGCAGGAGACGGTTACCAGCCATACGCGAAGAGTCGCCCTTCAAGACAAACCGCATCCCTGTGCACATCATACCTCCGGGTGCCTCTCTGCAACGCATCCAGGGCGGATCCATGCTCATTCAGAATCTACCTGATGAGCCCTCGAAACCACCACCGAAG GTTACCCCAAGCAACCGTTACCATGATAGCGTGGACCAGATCGTCTCCGACTACCTACACTTCTCAAAATACGGCGAAGTTATCCCCGTCTCGAACGGCTTTGCTCCCAACGTCTGTCCTTGTTGTATGGACCGCAACAGAGAGAACGTACAGATGCTCAAGCAGAGAAACAGAGCTCCACCAGAAGAACCAGATCCAAACTCCCTCATGCTTCCAGAAACCGGTTTCGACAATCCGGATCCGTCCACATCCGGGGCAGCCGCTGGTGGGGTGTCAGGGAGTCCGAGAAAAGTGGGGTTTTCTAACACTGTTGATATCCGAGAGGTCAGTCCCAGAAAGGGGCAACGGCGACCGACGGTGGCGGGCGACGAACAGACATTTTCCATCGTCGTGGATGGACTACCAGCCGTTGCCTCATACGCGGACGTATCTGAACGCGGAGTTCAACCGCGTGTCCATGGTTCAGAGTTACGAGGAGGACCGGAAGCAGTACGAGAACGCCAACATGGAGTACGTTTCCGGTAG